The genomic window AAGGaatttctttcaattgactgatttgcttatatgaactgtaactttggAAAATCTTAGAatttgttgcgtttatatttttgttcagcatagcCTAATAAAATAATCCCTATAAAAATCGGCAGGTTTTAAGCAAGCGATATCAGTTTATTTTTtccattggatgcatctcaatccaccacatcggCCTATGTAACAattccgcatctgtggtgaaagtAGACAGAGCTAGAACGGTGTCAGACCATGAAACATcctgaaaatcagtcttctcacaaagtcgtctgtagtgtccgaacagtTTAGCCTAAATTTAGTtaaattactttttttaaattatatatattttgtgcTACAAAAATGTCAAGGttttttttcatttaaaaaatctGGTCACCTCAATCTATGTTTATTGCTGAGGCTACCATATACATATTGAAGTGTACAGATTTGCAATGATTTTCTTGAGATATGTATGGTAAACCCACAAATAACAGAACAAAATAATTTATAAATATTTATTATGACATCAAAACTGATGCCACATGTTAACAATTAACTCCCCATTCATATATTTCAGGGAATTATTTATCTATCATTGCCTTGAAAATCCTAGCCTATttgcaattttttatttatttgcattGTTCATTTCTGCATGAGATACAATAATACCTTTACAAATAAAATTACAAAGTAATCGAAAATTAAATACGACACAGGTTGCAGGTTTTACTGCCAATGTAATATCATACAAGGGGAtataataaacagaaatatttttcaagaatacatttttttttgctctGTGTGTATGAAGAGCCAATGCAGTAAGGGTGCATTTTAACAAAGTAGGCGGGAGAAGTTTGGTCTCTTTTGGGTGGCAGCAATGTAGAATCTGAATGTCCTACACTAGAGGAAGTTGTCATCACTGGAGACATAGGAGAAGCCAGTGAAAGCATTTGGGCTGCTGGTTGATAAGTTGGAGAATTCAGGGGTAACCCCCACAGAGCCTGACACCATCTCTTTGGTGAACTCTGGATCAATGTGCTGCATGTCTGCTGGGCCTTTCTGTTGGGACACAAGGTTTAGCACAGCAGAAAATACTGAATGAATGTTATATTAATTGTGTATGTATGTTATGGATAGAAATTCTACGAAAAATAATACTGAAATCAAATTTGTTTTACACACTTACCACGTTGGGGTTGTATGGAGGTTTGATTCTCCGATGGTAAAGGTCATCCCAGTTTATCGGTGAGAAAAAAGTATGGTTTTTAACTTCGAGCTATATGTGAAAGACAAAAAGATTTTCAAGGctcaatgcagccgtttttatcttgATATCATATcattttctgggtaacaattaagtacctttctGTCATCGTTTTCCAttcaaattgtaaaaaataacaaaaattgctttttagcaaaaaactatttctcaagcaacaATTTTGCTTTGACTGTTTGGGGGTGGTCTGAGTGAGGGGCCTAGTTGgagggatatgtaacctgaaaactagctgttattggcagggaggtttgaaactctctttgttattcgTCTATTAACTTATACTGCCAGCCAggaagtgaaaatctgaggcccatATAACCACGTGGACTGCGGTTTAGGAGTCAACCCACGCATCACTATCAGAGGACACCTGGACcgcctattgagatgtgccttttgttaaagATGCAATCCTGTATCTTAAGGGCttacaaacattttttttgcaaaatgtaacatatcatatgaaatggatgatgttgaacACAATTGTGCACAATTTTCGGGGACTCGTTTTGCCCTGTTGgcactactttcaaaactactggctgaagtTATACAAAAGCTCTGGAGCATCACTTTAAGTAAATCAGATGATAAATTAGGTTCTAGTGATTCTGGAGTGGGTGTTTTAAAAatggcgtgtgtgtatgtgtctgcatGTGCGTTAACTccaggaaagagagggaaagtagACTGTCCGGTGAGGACATCCTCATCCTGTGTATTGTGACAAGTTCACTCACAAAGTCTGCGATGGCACCCAGCCTGCGATGCTGGTCTTTCTGTAGGAGGCCCATTAGCAGGTCACACGCCACAGAGCTGGCCCCCCCTGGCAGACTCAAGGGCCTGTGGAGGATGTTGTCATACATCTCAGACATATCCTGGCTATAGAAGGGGGGCTGGAAGGAACAGAGGACAAAATGAGTTGATACCCACAATGAGGTGTAGCCGACTTGGTTTGGAAAATGATGAACACATTACTATAGTATGCAGAACCATAATACATTACAGCAAAGTACATGTGAATAGGCCTTTCAGAGGGTATGCTCACCAGCCCATATATCATCTCATAAAGTACAGTTCCCAGACACCACCAGTCTACCGTGTGGTCATAGGGCTGCTGTTTCAACACCTCTGGAGCCAAATACTGCAGAGCAAAAGGCAGTGTCAGTGGATACAGTGACTAAGGGAAATGGGGGGACTGTAGGATATACAATAGAAATCAAAACTTACCTCAGGGGTTCCACAGAAAGTGGAGGTGGTGGACTCCGGGTCTATCCCCTCTTTACACAAGCCAAAGTCAGTCAACACAACATGGCCCTGGAGAAGGTCCAAATCAAAACATCAAGGTGAACTTGTTTAACCCACGGAGAACTAATATAACGATAGTCCTGAATTCATGATATACATATACTTACCTCTGAGTCTAGCAGGACATTCTCAGGCTTCAAGTCTCTACAAGAGAGAAAAATGTGGATTTTTAAAAAACAGAGAACCTACTGTACAGCCTGAAGGCACTGCTGACAGAGTGACCTTCCACAGAGGGAGCAAAGGAAACCAGCCGAGAACGTGGGTTTACTGTGAATGACCCGTGAATGCTGTTAAGTGGGTGAGACTTAGTTGTCAACCTTGTTGAGAGGGTGTGACTGACCTGTAAACAATGTTGTGCGAGTGTAAGTAACCGATGGCACTGGCCAACTCAGCCGTGTAGAAACGAGCCCTTGGCTCTGAGA from Salmo trutta chromosome 16, fSalTru1.1, whole genome shotgun sequence includes these protein-coding regions:
- the LOC115150895 gene encoding serine/threonine-protein kinase Sgk2 isoform X2 — translated: MDNWSQLHSANSIDVNLGHSHNHHAKPSDFEILAIIGKGTYGKVLLAKLKSDSKFYAVKVLQKKIILKKKEQKNIMAERNVLLKSMKHPFLVGLHYSFQTPEKLYFVMDYVNGGEREHCFSEPRARFYTAELASAIGYLHSHNIVYRDLKPENVLLDSEGHVVLTDFGLCKEGIDPESTTSTFCGTPEYLAPEVLKQQPYDHTVDWWCLGTVLYEMIYGLPPFYSQDMSEMYDNILHRPLSLPGGASSVACDLLMGLLQKDQHRRLGAIADFLEVKNHTFFSPINWDDLYHRRIKPPYNPNVKGPADMQHIDPEFTKEMVSGSVGVTPEFSNLSTSSPNAFTGFSYVSSDDNFL
- the LOC115150895 gene encoding serine/threonine-protein kinase Sgk2 isoform X1 translates to MDNWSQLHSANSIDVNLGHSHNHHAKPSDFEILAIIGKGTYGKVLLAKLKSDSKFYAVKVLQKKIILKKKEQKNIMAERNVLLKSMKHPFLVGLHYSFQTPEKLYFVMDYVNGGELFYHLQREHCFSEPRARFYTAELASAIGYLHSHNIVYRDLKPENVLLDSEGHVVLTDFGLCKEGIDPESTTSTFCGTPEYLAPEVLKQQPYDHTVDWWCLGTVLYEMIYGLPPFYSQDMSEMYDNILHRPLSLPGGASSVACDLLMGLLQKDQHRRLGAIADFLEVKNHTFFSPINWDDLYHRRIKPPYNPNVKGPADMQHIDPEFTKEMVSGSVGVTPEFSNLSTSSPNAFTGFSYVSSDDNFL